In Nicotiana tabacum cultivar K326 chromosome 11, ASM71507v2, whole genome shotgun sequence, a single window of DNA contains:
- the LOC107794779 gene encoding protein VERNALIZATION 3-like, whose amino-acid sequence MSRGRDTLVLGRVIGDVLDPFTKSIDLRVVYSSRQVINGCDLRPSQVIHQPRIEIGGADDCTFYTLVMVDPDAPTPTNPNMREYLHWLVTDIPATTGVNFGNEVVSYESPMPTTGIHRFVFVLFLQLRREINVYAPRSRQNFNTRDFAELYELGLLVAAVYFNGQRENGTGGRRL is encoded by the exons ATGTCAAGAGGAAGAGACACATTGGTACTTGGTAGAGTGATTGGAGATGTTTTGGATCCATTTACAAAATCTATTGACCTAAGAGTGGTTTATAGTAGCAGACAGGTTATTAATGGCTGTGACCTTAGGCCTTCTCAAGTTATTCATCAGCCTAGAATTGAGATTGGAGGGGCAGATGATTGCACCTTTTACACTCTG GTAATGGTGGATCCTGATGCTCCGACCCCAACCAACCCAAACATGAGAGAGTATTTGCACTG GTTGGTCACCGATATCCCAGCAACTACAGGAGTAAACTTTG GAAATGAAGTGGTATCCTATGAGAGTCCAATGCCTACAACAGGAATACATCGGTTTGTTTTTGTGCTATTTCTGCAATTGCGTCGAGAGATTAATGTCTATGCTCCTCGAAGTCGTCAGAATTTCAACACAAGAGATTTTGCAGAGCTTTATGAACTTGGATTACTTGTTGCTGCAGTTTACTTTAATGGCCAAAGGGAAaatggcactggtggtcgtcgaCTATAA